One window of Sporosarcina sp. 6E9 genomic DNA carries:
- a CDS encoding YutD-like domain-containing protein, which translates to MITLENWEYEIIKDFRDGFQQEALLARYSEVLQKYDYILGDWGYGQLRLKGFFDDRNQKATYETKISTLQDYLYEYCNFGCAHFVLKKVGKVKKV; encoded by the coding sequence ATGATAACTCTTGAAAATTGGGAGTACGAAATCATCAAAGATTTCCGAGATGGTTTTCAACAAGAAGCGTTGCTAGCACGATATAGTGAAGTGTTGCAAAAATATGATTATATACTCGGTGACTGGGGATACGGACAACTCCGTTTAAAAGGTTTTTTTGATGACCGAAATCAGAAAGCCACATATGAAACGAAGATAAGTACCTTGCAAGATTACCTCTACGAGTATTGTAATTTCGGGTGTGCTCACTTTGTCTTGAAAAAAGTAGGCAAAGTTAAAAAAGTATAA
- the lipA gene encoding lipoyl synthase, giving the protein MERMESVNVSCRPERGKKSEHIRKPEWLNIKLNTNENYRGLKKLMREQNLNTVCEEARCPNIHECWGERRTATFMILGATCTRACRFCAVNTGLPNELDLAEPERVADSVQLMNLKHVVVTAVARDDQKDGGSAVFAETIRAIRRKNPFTTVEVLPSDMGGVYENLERLMDAKPDILNHNIETVRRLTPRVRARATYDRSLELLRRANEMYPDIPTKSSLMLGLGETHEEILETMDDLRANNVDIMTIGQYLQPTKKHLVVQKYYTPQEFGELRKIAMSKGFSHCEAGPLVRSSYHADEQVNAAAKERQRLGEEKLEKALQS; this is encoded by the coding sequence ATGGAAAGAATGGAGTCGGTTAACGTGTCATGTAGACCAGAACGTGGAAAAAAGTCAGAGCATATAAGAAAACCAGAGTGGCTTAATATTAAATTAAATACGAATGAAAACTACAGAGGACTTAAAAAGTTAATGCGGGAACAAAATTTAAATACGGTTTGTGAAGAGGCCCGCTGTCCGAATATCCATGAATGCTGGGGTGAACGCCGTACCGCCACTTTCATGATATTAGGTGCAACTTGTACGCGTGCTTGCCGTTTCTGTGCGGTAAACACAGGACTACCCAACGAACTTGACCTTGCTGAACCAGAACGTGTTGCCGATTCAGTACAGCTCATGAATTTAAAACATGTTGTTGTAACAGCTGTTGCACGTGATGATCAAAAAGACGGAGGTTCCGCAGTATTTGCGGAAACAATTCGTGCAATTCGACGAAAAAATCCATTTACAACAGTAGAGGTACTACCTTCAGATATGGGCGGCGTTTATGAAAATCTAGAACGCTTAATGGATGCTAAACCAGACATTTTAAACCATAATATTGAAACAGTTCGCCGTTTAACGCCAAGAGTTCGTGCTCGTGCAACGTATGATCGTTCACTTGAATTACTCCGTCGCGCAAATGAAATGTATCCAGACATTCCAACGAAATCCTCGTTAATGTTAGGGCTTGGCGAAACACATGAAGAAATACTTGAAACAATGGATGATCTAAGAGCCAACAATGTGGATATCATGACGATTGGTCAATACTTACAACCAACCAAAAAACATTTAGTAGTTCAAAAGTATTATACACCACAAGAGTTTGGTGAATTAAGAAAAATTGCAATGTCAAAAGGGTTCTCACACTGTGAAGCTGGGCCGCTCGTTCGTTCAAGTTACCATGCAGATGAGCAGGTAAACGCAGCCGCCAAAGAAAGACAGCGTTTAGGTGAAGAGAAACTTGAAAAAGCACTGCAAAGTTGA
- a CDS encoding methionine/alanine import family NSS transporter small subunit, producing MSASAILMMVVGILIIWGGLAASITNAVVKSRRNK from the coding sequence ATGAGTGCTAGTGCAATATTAATGATGGTCGTCGGAATCCTCATCATATGGGGAGGACTAGCGGCAAGTATTACAAATGCAGTGGTTAAATCAAGAAGAAATAAATAA
- a CDS encoding sodium-dependent transporter — MKQRSQWGTRAGFIMAAVGSAVGLGNIWRFPYVAYENGGGAFFIPYLFALLTAGIPILIMEFTIGHKYRGSAPLSFFRMGGKRAEWMGWWGIFVSFVISTYYAVIIAWAMKYTVYSFNLSWGEDTKGFLFGDVLKLAENPGDVGGYVPGVLLPLLLVWAIAFIILLAGVKRGIELANRIFIPTLVVVFLIVVIRAVTLDGALLGLDAFFKPDLSKLANPTVWVAAYGHIFFSLSIAFAIMITYSSYLPKKSDITNNAFITGFANSGFELLAGIGIFAALGFMATQANMAVSEVADAGVGLAFVVFPQIINEMPGMNGLIGVMFFLSLVLAGLSSLISISETYIAGISDKFNISRSKSVIFSVGLATIISTLFATRGGLYFLDAADYFINQFGVAAIGLVEVVLIVWVFKKVDVFERHANALSDIQIRSWWKICLGFITPLVLGYMMFGLIRKNVMKLHVIDDKGTLGNYEGYSDTFILYGGWSVALFALVMGIIFTLFKWKRNTIEETDYEETKEDSL, encoded by the coding sequence ATGAAACAACGATCACAGTGGGGTACCCGTGCAGGCTTTATCATGGCGGCAGTCGGTTCTGCAGTAGGACTCGGAAACATCTGGCGTTTCCCGTATGTAGCGTACGAGAACGGCGGAGGCGCATTCTTTATACCATATTTATTTGCATTACTTACTGCAGGAATTCCAATTTTGATAATGGAGTTCACCATCGGGCATAAGTACCGGGGATCTGCACCGCTTTCTTTTTTCCGAATGGGTGGAAAGAGAGCAGAATGGATGGGGTGGTGGGGAATTTTCGTCTCATTCGTCATCTCGACCTACTACGCTGTAATCATTGCATGGGCAATGAAGTACACGGTGTATTCGTTTAATTTATCGTGGGGGGAAGATACAAAGGGGTTCCTATTTGGGGATGTCCTAAAACTAGCTGAAAATCCGGGAGATGTTGGTGGATATGTCCCAGGAGTGTTATTACCGCTCTTATTGGTTTGGGCAATTGCATTTATTATTTTGTTAGCAGGTGTTAAAAGAGGAATCGAGTTAGCGAACCGGATTTTTATTCCGACGCTTGTCGTTGTATTTTTAATTGTCGTTATTCGAGCGGTTACACTTGATGGAGCCCTGCTTGGATTAGATGCATTTTTTAAACCAGATTTAAGTAAGCTAGCCAATCCAACCGTTTGGGTTGCCGCATACGGGCATATATTCTTTAGTTTATCAATTGCCTTCGCAATCATGATCACGTATTCAAGTTATCTTCCGAAAAAATCGGATATCACAAACAACGCTTTTATCACGGGGTTTGCGAACTCGGGCTTTGAATTACTAGCAGGGATCGGAATTTTCGCTGCGCTAGGGTTTATGGCAACACAAGCAAATATGGCCGTTTCTGAAGTGGCCGATGCTGGTGTTGGTTTAGCATTTGTTGTCTTCCCGCAAATCATTAATGAGATGCCAGGCATGAATGGATTAATCGGGGTAATGTTTTTCTTGTCTCTCGTCTTAGCGGGTTTATCATCTCTAATTTCTATATCTGAAACGTATATTGCTGGGATATCCGATAAGTTTAATATTTCAAGAAGCAAATCGGTAATATTCTCGGTTGGTTTAGCTACGATAATCTCTACATTGTTTGCAACACGCGGTGGGCTATATTTCCTAGATGCAGCCGATTACTTCATCAACCAATTTGGTGTAGCGGCGATTGGGCTTGTTGAAGTAGTACTCATCGTTTGGGTTTTCAAAAAGGTCGATGTATTCGAACGGCATGCAAACGCATTATCAGACATTCAAATTCGTTCTTGGTGGAAAATTTGCTTAGGATTCATTACGCCGTTAGTACTTGGTTATATGATGTTCGGGTTAATACGCAAAAACGTGATGAAACTGCATGTAATAGACGACAAAGGCACCTTAGGTAACTACGAAGGATATAGCGATACATTTATCTTGTATGGCGGCTGGTCTGTTGCCTTGTTCGCACTTGTAATGGGGATCATATTCACATTGTTCAAATGGAAGCGGAATACGATTGAAGAAACCGATTATGAAGAAACGAAGGAGGATTCATTATGA
- a CDS encoding Na+/H+ antiporter NhaC family protein, giving the protein MIGTWLSILPPLIAILMVLATRRVLLSLGAGIVSAALLVASFSPMESLQNLWNAMIVSFWEEGALNTYTIYIMLFILLLGVITAFVSLSGGSRAFAEWALHRIKTKRGAKLLTVFLGIIIFVDDYFNSLAVGQIARPITDQHKISRAKLAYFIDSTSAPICVVSPISSWGAYLIGQLALIFGGAAAINYSPLSAFIMMAPMNFYVITTLAIVFFFAWTDIDLFEMKKHEKLATETGQLYSPDKEIPGQLKEDFPVHSHGRVKDLVAPIVALVAVTLLMMVWTGYLASVADGLDISIWSIFENTDVPLSLVTGGLAGAILAGSLYLLKMKQNETASYALMGRALVSGLKAMLPAVFILIFAWALTDLIAVLETGLYLSGVVTNANLPVAFLPVIMFILAGLMAFSTGTSWGSFGILIPIAAQIMIDAAPEMLLPALAAVLAGAVFGDHCSPISDTTILSSTGAGCNHIDHVATQLPYALISAAIAGIGYLVLGFTGIIWIGLLVVIIILIILFTVLILRNNKQEIATTK; this is encoded by the coding sequence ATGATTGGAACATGGTTGTCTATATTACCGCCGTTAATTGCCATACTCATGGTATTGGCAACGAGAAGGGTTCTGCTGTCACTTGGTGCAGGAATTGTTTCTGCCGCATTATTAGTCGCGTCCTTTTCACCGATGGAATCTTTACAAAATCTATGGAATGCGATGATTGTCTCCTTTTGGGAGGAAGGCGCTTTAAATACATATACGATTTATATTATGTTATTTATCCTTCTGTTAGGTGTTATTACTGCCTTTGTAAGTTTGTCTGGTGGAAGCCGTGCGTTTGCTGAGTGGGCTTTGCATCGGATAAAAACGAAACGTGGCGCAAAGCTGCTAACCGTTTTCCTTGGAATTATTATATTCGTAGATGATTACTTTAATTCACTTGCTGTTGGGCAAATCGCTCGACCGATAACGGATCAGCATAAAATTTCACGTGCGAAACTTGCATATTTTATAGATTCAACGTCAGCACCTATATGTGTTGTTTCGCCGATATCAAGTTGGGGAGCTTATTTAATAGGACAACTTGCATTGATTTTCGGTGGGGCTGCTGCGATTAACTATTCACCGTTATCGGCATTTATTATGATGGCACCGATGAACTTTTATGTCATTACAACACTTGCTATCGTCTTCTTCTTTGCTTGGACGGACATTGATTTATTTGAAATGAAAAAACATGAAAAGCTTGCAACTGAAACAGGCCAATTATACAGCCCTGACAAAGAGATTCCAGGACAATTGAAAGAAGATTTCCCGGTGCATTCACATGGCCGAGTGAAAGACCTAGTCGCACCGATTGTTGCATTAGTCGCGGTGACACTTTTGATGATGGTGTGGACTGGCTATTTGGCAAGTGTCGCTGATGGATTGGACATTAGTATTTGGTCGATATTTGAAAATACGGACGTTCCATTATCCTTAGTAACAGGCGGTTTAGCAGGCGCAATCTTAGCGGGTAGTTTGTATCTGTTGAAAATGAAGCAAAACGAAACAGCTAGTTATGCACTTATGGGCCGTGCACTTGTTAGTGGATTAAAAGCTATGTTACCTGCGGTTTTCATCTTAATTTTTGCATGGGCATTAACCGATTTAATTGCAGTGTTAGAAACAGGCTTGTATTTGTCTGGAGTTGTGACGAATGCAAATCTACCTGTTGCATTTTTACCGGTCATCATGTTTATCCTTGCCGGTTTAATGGCCTTCTCCACAGGTACTTCTTGGGGGTCATTCGGTATTCTAATTCCGATTGCTGCCCAAATTATGATTGACGCAGCACCTGAAATGTTATTGCCAGCGTTAGCTGCTGTTCTTGCCGGAGCAGTTTTTGGAGATCATTGTTCGCCGATATCTGATACAACGATTCTTTCGTCTACGGGTGCTGGTTGTAACCACATAGATCATGTTGCGACGCAATTACCTTATGCTTTAATCAGTGCCGCGATAGCAGGAATTGGTTATTTAGTCTTAGGTTTTACGGGCATAATTTGGATTGGCTTACTTGTCGTAATTATTATATTAATAATTCTATTTACAGTGTTGATTTTGCGGAATAATAAACAGGAAATCGCTACAACTAAATGA
- the yunB gene encoding sporulation protein YunB: protein MRLQGQVRRKSKRRKRSLMPLLIPAILLAIVFFFFLVNARLTPTYVRYAEIQTRKIAAHVINQAISTRIANILDVNDIIEHVPTETSNMVTTKFNTEIINRVLADTRNLVEMHLAQAEAGNLDMLPLDDIEYDPVKMEDQGGVVFYLPLGQATGIPLLGNLGPKIPIRFHVIGDVQANVAASIEQFGINNAYIEVNIILRVNVEIIVPLATKTAVVEQKIPVAIGLVQGAVPHIFSSGDGAGGAQFEVPVPLPQGE from the coding sequence TTGAGATTACAAGGACAGGTAAGACGAAAATCCAAGCGCCGAAAGCGCAGTTTGATGCCGCTTTTAATCCCAGCAATCTTATTGGCGATTGTTTTTTTCTTCTTTTTGGTTAATGCAAGACTTACGCCAACTTATGTTCGATATGCAGAAATCCAAACGCGAAAAATTGCAGCACACGTCATTAATCAAGCGATTAGTACGAGGATTGCCAATATCCTAGACGTCAATGACATCATTGAACATGTCCCAACGGAAACTTCAAATATGGTGACAACTAAATTCAATACGGAAATTATTAATAGAGTATTAGCCGATACAAGAAATTTAGTTGAGATGCATTTGGCACAAGCAGAAGCTGGGAACCTAGATATGTTGCCACTTGATGATATAGAATATGACCCAGTGAAAATGGAAGATCAAGGCGGTGTTGTCTTTTATTTGCCGTTAGGGCAGGCGACAGGGATTCCGTTGTTAGGAAACCTTGGGCCGAAAATTCCAATTCGCTTTCACGTGATCGGGGACGTGCAAGCAAATGTAGCAGCATCGATAGAACAATTTGGGATAAATAATGCTTATATTGAAGTAAATATTATACTACGGGTAAATGTAGAGATTATTGTCCCACTCGCAACGAAAACAGCTGTTGTCGAACAGAAAATTCCCGTTGCAATTGGTTTAGTTCAGGGAGCTGTACCGCATATTTTCAGTTCCGGTGATGGTGCAGGGGGCGCGCAATTCGAAGTTCCAGTACCACTTCCTCAAGGGGAGTAA
- a CDS encoding bifunctional UDP-sugar hydrolase/5'-nucleotidase → METIHIYHTNDIHSHFENWPQIHRLLIDKRQAHIAAGDAFYLFDIGDNVDRSHPFTEGTKGKGNIRLLNEAGYDAVTIGNNEGITMSKEALSSLYDDAEFDVILGNLVDLDGEYPHWATEYKIYETDRGTKVGVIGATALYKQFYATLGWRILPPREKLIEIAEKIATQTDIIICLSHMGVTEDEELAKACPHIDVILGAHTHHLFTEGEFVGNTLLAATGKYGDYTGHVSIVFDEVRRRIDNMSATLYPSETLPVNDDDVQNLNAVLELGKQAMQEKLFYNPSPLKQNLFAPSPLSAFFGRALIDYTKADCAIFNAGIFLGSLDKGWVTKENMHSILPHPINVCVIPLEGTELLKIHELSLNEDWPQITVKGLGFRGALMGAMIYERLYKNRHGQLFAGNREVVPGEIYTLATLDMFTFGFFFPSLQHAKKDYYMPELIRDIASDYGRKYFKESSAPSKHNL, encoded by the coding sequence ATGGAGACAATACATATTTATCATACAAATGATATTCATAGTCATTTTGAAAACTGGCCACAGATTCATCGCCTTCTGATTGATAAAAGACAAGCGCACATAGCGGCAGGAGATGCCTTCTATCTATTCGATATCGGTGATAATGTTGATCGTTCACATCCTTTTACAGAAGGAACTAAGGGAAAAGGTAATATTCGCCTACTCAATGAAGCCGGCTATGATGCGGTGACGATTGGAAATAATGAAGGCATTACGATGTCCAAAGAAGCCCTTTCTTCGTTATATGACGATGCTGAATTTGATGTAATTCTAGGGAATCTGGTGGATTTGGATGGCGAATATCCGCATTGGGCGACCGAGTATAAAATATATGAAACTGACAGAGGAACGAAAGTTGGCGTGATCGGTGCGACAGCACTATATAAGCAGTTCTATGCAACATTGGGGTGGAGGATATTACCGCCGCGGGAGAAATTAATAGAAATCGCAGAGAAAATTGCGACGCAGACAGATATTATTATTTGCTTATCGCATATGGGTGTTACCGAGGACGAAGAGTTGGCAAAAGCGTGTCCCCACATTGACGTTATATTAGGAGCCCATACGCATCACCTATTCACTGAAGGCGAGTTTGTTGGGAATACCCTGCTAGCAGCGACAGGGAAGTATGGGGACTACACAGGCCATGTTTCAATTGTGTTCGACGAAGTGAGGCGTAGGATTGATAATATGAGCGCTACTTTATATCCGTCTGAAACGCTCCCGGTTAACGATGATGATGTTCAAAATCTGAATGCGGTACTGGAATTAGGGAAACAAGCGATGCAAGAAAAGCTTTTTTATAATCCAAGTCCGTTAAAGCAAAATTTGTTTGCGCCGAGTCCGTTATCTGCTTTTTTTGGGCGTGCTTTAATTGATTATACAAAAGCGGATTGCGCTATCTTTAATGCTGGAATATTTCTTGGTAGTTTAGATAAAGGCTGGGTAACAAAAGAGAATATGCATTCAATACTTCCTCACCCGATCAATGTCTGTGTGATACCGCTAGAAGGAACTGAGTTGCTGAAAATCCACGAGTTATCGTTGAATGAAGACTGGCCACAGATCACGGTTAAGGGATTAGGATTCCGAGGGGCGCTAATGGGCGCAATGATCTATGAAAGATTATATAAAAATAGACACGGGCAACTGTTCGCGGGTAATCGCGAAGTAGTGCCGGGCGAGATTTATACACTAGCCACACTTGATATGTTTACTTTTGGCTTCTTTTTTCCATCGCTTCAACACGCAAAAAAGGATTATTATATGCCCGAATTAATACGAGATATTGCAAGTGACTATGGACGTAAATATTTCAAAGAATCATCGGCTCCTTCTAAGCATAATCTATAG
- a CDS encoding sulfite exporter TauE/SafE family protein, with the protein MEFILLAIIALSAGIIGALVGLGGGIILVPATLYIGVNLGWIPGITPQTVVGLSVVMMIFTGLGSTLTNIKTKTVDFRSGLIFFAGSAPGTLFGAFVNKGLDLPSFNLYFGILLILLSILLLVRNYLKPVSWFVKRGKTRDFTDNFGKSYTYGYPVWFALLLTFGVGFASGLFGIGGGSIIVPAMILLFLFPPHVAVGTSMFMVFLSAIVNSITHISLGNVPWIYTIPVIPAAYIGAKLGAKLNQKMKSETLVFALRIILLLLGIRSIVDGIWG; encoded by the coding sequence ATGGAATTTATATTATTAGCGATCATTGCTTTATCAGCAGGCATCATTGGCGCACTCGTAGGCTTAGGTGGTGGAATTATTCTTGTTCCAGCAACACTTTATATTGGCGTAAACCTTGGTTGGATTCCTGGAATCACGCCACAAACGGTTGTCGGTTTATCTGTCGTGATGATGATTTTTACAGGACTCGGCTCTACACTTACAAATATTAAAACAAAAACAGTAGATTTTCGGAGTGGTTTGATTTTCTTCGCTGGTAGTGCCCCGGGGACACTGTTCGGTGCATTTGTAAATAAAGGATTAGATTTGCCGTCATTCAATTTATATTTTGGTATTTTACTTATTCTATTATCCATACTGCTACTCGTTCGTAATTATTTGAAACCAGTCAGCTGGTTCGTAAAACGTGGAAAAACACGTGATTTCACAGATAACTTCGGAAAGTCCTATACATACGGCTACCCGGTTTGGTTTGCATTATTATTAACATTTGGCGTTGGATTCGCATCCGGGTTATTTGGAATCGGCGGCGGTTCGATCATCGTTCCAGCTATGATTTTATTGTTTTTATTCCCACCTCATGTTGCAGTTGGGACTTCGATGTTCATGGTCTTCTTATCGGCAATCGTGAATTCAATTACACATATATCACTTGGCAACGTACCTTGGATCTATACGATACCGGTTATTCCAGCGGCGTATATTGGGGCGAAGCTAGGGGCAAAGTTAAACCAGAAAATGAAATCCGAAACACTCGTTTTCGCTTTACGAATTATACTTCTTCTGCTCGGAATTCGTTCGATTGTGGATGGTATTTGGGGGTAA
- the sufB gene encoding Fe-S cluster assembly protein SufB, producing the protein MAKKMPEIGEYEHGFNDGDVSVFRSERGLTREIVEEISSMKDEPQWMLDYRLKSLELFYSMPTPQWGGDLNSLNFDEITYYVKASEGTERSWDEVPEEIKRTFDKLGIPEAEQKYLAGVSAQYESEVVYHNMKQELTDMGIVFKDTDSALKEDEELFKKYWGTVIPNSDNKFAALNSAVWSGGSFIYVPPGVKVESPLQAYFRINSENMGQFERTLIIVDEGASVHYVEGCTAPVFTTASLHSAVVEIIVKENAYCRYTTIQNWANNVYNLVTKRAVVDAHGTMEWIDGNIGSRLTMKYPAVLLRGEYARGLTLSIALSGKGQHQDAGAKMMHLAPNTSSTIVSKSISHGGGKGTYRGIVHFGRNADGASSRVECDALLMDDISISDTIPYNEILNDNISLEHEASVSKVSEEQLFYLMSRGVPELEAIEMIVLGFIEPFTKELPMEYAVEMNRLIKFEMEGSIG; encoded by the coding sequence ATGGCTAAAAAGATGCCTGAAATTGGCGAATACGAACATGGTTTTAATGATGGAGATGTCTCGGTGTTTCGTTCTGAACGTGGTTTAACACGTGAAATTGTTGAAGAAATTTCTTCAATGAAAGACGAACCACAATGGATGTTAGACTACCGCTTAAAGTCATTAGAATTGTTTTATAGTATGCCTACACCACAATGGGGCGGAGATCTTAACTCACTAAACTTCGATGAGATTACGTATTATGTAAAAGCATCTGAGGGAACTGAACGTTCTTGGGATGAAGTTCCAGAAGAAATCAAGCGTACATTTGATAAACTTGGAATACCTGAAGCGGAACAGAAGTATCTAGCAGGAGTTTCTGCACAGTACGAATCAGAAGTTGTTTACCACAACATGAAGCAAGAACTAACGGATATGGGAATCGTCTTTAAAGATACTGATTCAGCACTTAAAGAAGATGAAGAACTATTCAAGAAATACTGGGGTACTGTGATTCCAAACTCTGACAACAAATTCGCAGCATTGAACTCTGCTGTTTGGTCGGGTGGATCATTCATTTACGTACCACCAGGTGTTAAAGTAGAATCACCCCTACAAGCTTATTTCCGTATTAACTCAGAAAATATGGGGCAATTTGAACGTACACTTATCATTGTTGACGAAGGCGCGAGCGTTCATTACGTTGAGGGATGTACAGCACCTGTATTCACAACAGCGTCACTTCATAGTGCTGTAGTAGAAATCATCGTAAAAGAAAACGCGTACTGCCGTTACACAACAATTCAGAACTGGGCAAATAACGTATATAACCTTGTTACAAAACGTGCAGTTGTTGATGCGCACGGAACAATGGAATGGATTGATGGAAACATCGGTTCTAGATTAACGATGAAATACCCGGCGGTTTTACTAAGAGGAGAATATGCACGTGGTTTGACATTGTCAATCGCATTATCAGGAAAAGGACAACACCAAGATGCGGGTGCGAAAATGATGCACTTAGCACCAAATACGTCCTCTACAATCGTTTCTAAGTCCATTTCTCATGGCGGCGGAAAAGGAACATACCGTGGTATCGTTCATTTCGGTCGTAATGCAGATGGCGCTAGCTCACGAGTTGAGTGTGACGCGTTATTAATGGATGACATTTCGATATCTGATACAATTCCATATAACGAAATCCTAAACGACAACATTTCACTTGAGCACGAAGCAAGTGTTTCTAAAGTTTCGGAAGAGCAGCTCTTCTACTTAATGAGCCGCGGTGTTCCTGAACTAGAAGCAATTGAAATGATCGTACTAGGCTTCATCGAGCCATTCACAAAAGAACTACCGATGGAATACGCAGTAGAAATGAACCGCTTGATTAAATTCGAGATGGAAGGTTCTATTGGTTAA
- the sufU gene encoding Fe-S cluster assembly sulfur transfer protein SufU — MSTRNLDQLYRSVIMDHYKTPRNKGVIEESSVTVDMNNPTCGDVIHLTMQVEDGTVQNAKFEGEGCSISMASASMMTQMIKGKSVEEALSLADTISNIMLGNEYDNSIDLGDIEALSGVAKFPARIKCATLAWKAMEQGVGKEDSE, encoded by the coding sequence ATGTCAACTAGAAATCTTGATCAGTTATACCGCTCGGTGATTATGGATCACTATAAGACACCGAGAAATAAAGGCGTAATCGAAGAAAGCAGTGTCACCGTCGACATGAACAACCCGACGTGTGGCGACGTGATCCATTTAACGATGCAAGTTGAGGATGGCACGGTTCAAAACGCAAAATTTGAAGGCGAGGGTTGTTCGATTTCCATGGCTTCTGCTTCTATGATGACCCAGATGATTAAAGGGAAATCAGTAGAAGAGGCCCTATCTCTCGCAGACACAATCTCGAATATTATGCTAGGAAATGAATATGATAATTCCATCGATTTAGGAGATATTGAGGCGCTCTCGGGCGTTGCAAAGTTTCCTGCTCGGATTAAGTGTGCAACACTTGCATGGAAAGCGATGGAACAAGGCGTCGGTAAGGAAGATTCCGAGTGA
- a CDS encoding cysteine desulfurase has product MLNKDIRKHFPILQQEINGHPLVYLDSAATSQKPQQVIDAMSNYYEKDNSNVHRGVHTLGNQATEAYEGARDKVRDFINAKSREEIIFTRGTTTSLNIVAQSYGRANVGEGDEIVITHMEHHSNIIPWQQLAKEKGAVLKFIDLEEDGTITLDKVRETVTERTKIVSIMHVSNVLGTVNPIKEITEIAHANGAIMVVDGAQAAPHMKVDVQQLDCDFYAFSGHKMVGPTGIGVLYGKKELLNKMEPVEFGGEMIDFVGLYESTWKELPWKFEGGTPIIAGAVGLGAAIDYLEEIGLDNVEKHEQHLAEYAMKKMSEVEGVTIYGPLEPEKRASLITFNLNDVHPHDLATVLDMHGIAVRAGHHCCQPLMKWLDVSATARASFYIYNTEEDVDRLVDGLRIAKEYFNDVN; this is encoded by the coding sequence ATGCTTAACAAAGACATCCGCAAACATTTTCCAATACTTCAACAAGAGATAAACGGGCATCCGCTCGTTTATCTTGATAGTGCTGCAACTTCCCAGAAGCCGCAGCAAGTCATAGATGCAATGAGTAATTATTACGAAAAAGATAATTCAAACGTTCACCGAGGCGTGCACACGCTCGGTAATCAGGCGACAGAAGCATATGAAGGCGCGCGGGACAAAGTGCGCGACTTCATCAATGCGAAGTCACGGGAAGAAATCATTTTCACGCGCGGAACGACTACATCGTTAAACATCGTTGCACAAAGTTACGGTCGCGCCAATGTTGGCGAAGGCGATGAAATAGTCATTACACATATGGAGCATCACTCGAATATTATTCCTTGGCAACAACTTGCAAAAGAAAAAGGTGCTGTTCTTAAGTTTATTGACCTTGAAGAAGATGGGACAATTACACTGGATAAAGTACGTGAAACTGTCACTGAGCGAACAAAAATCGTATCAATCATGCATGTGTCAAACGTACTTGGAACAGTAAACCCAATCAAGGAAATCACTGAAATTGCGCATGCAAATGGCGCAATTATGGTTGTAGACGGGGCACAAGCTGCTCCTCATATGAAGGTTGATGTGCAGCAACTCGATTGTGATTTTTATGCATTTTCCGGGCATAAAATGGTCGGCCCTACCGGTATTGGTGTGTTGTACGGTAAAAAAGAATTACTAAACAAGATGGAACCCGTCGAGTTTGGCGGAGAGATGATAGACTTTGTTGGCCTATATGAATCTACGTGGAAAGAACTGCCATGGAAATTTGAAGGTGGTACCCCAATTATTGCAGGTGCTGTAGGTCTAGGCGCGGCGATTGATTATCTCGAAGAAATCGGCTTAGATAATGTTGAAAAACATGAACAACATCTTGCCGAATATGCAATGAAAAAAATGTCCGAAGTCGAAGGTGTTACGATTTATGGACCACTTGAACCAGAAAAACGTGCAAGTCTAATCACATTTAATCTGAACGATGTTCACCCTCACGACCTTGCGACTGTGCTTGATATGCACGGAATTGCCGTGAGAGCTGGACACCATTGCTGTCAGCCACTTATGAAATGGTTAGATGTATCGGCCACGGCACGCGCCAGCTTCTATATTTACAATACGGAAGAAGACGTTGATCGCCTCGTGGACGGACTCCGCATCGCAAAGGAGTATTTTAACGATGTCAACTAG